The following proteins are encoded in a genomic region of Maribacter hydrothermalis:
- a CDS encoding TolC family protein, whose translation MNKLISNKLILVVFLPLLLQSCFTAKTYERPNVETENLYRTDQLPQDSISFASVSYQDLFTDVHLKSYIQKGLENNLDIRIALQSIAAAEAYVKQGKAGYLPTVNGSATATRTARTSENGQFGSFFVQPFNQFETSGTASWEADIWGKIRSTKRASDANYLQTIAAHKAVKTSLVAQIATTYYHILALDKQISVTEETIENRSKSLETITALKEAGLTNQVGVDQTAAQLYSAQSQLLDIRNLLYQAENTLSILLSEQPQIYSRSTLDDQSLASEIQLGVPALLLRNRPDIMQAEYNLVNSFELTNVARSNFYPSITLSAQGGFQSLEFDNWIDSSSIFANLVGGLTQPIFNGRKIRTAYEVAQVKQEQSLLSFKKTLLTAGKEVSEALYDYNIAVEKEEFISKQVLALKRAESNSEELLNSGYLTYLDLLTARENSLNAELNLVDNKFSQLSATVELYRSLGGGWQ comes from the coding sequence ATGAATAAATTAATATCTAATAAACTTATTTTGGTTGTATTTCTGCCATTATTGTTGCAGTCTTGTTTTACAGCTAAAACATACGAGCGGCCAAATGTAGAAACGGAAAATCTTTATAGAACAGATCAACTACCGCAAGACAGTATATCTTTCGCTTCGGTTTCTTATCAAGACCTTTTTACAGATGTTCATTTGAAGAGCTATATTCAAAAAGGATTGGAAAACAACCTTGATATTCGTATTGCGCTACAAAGTATTGCGGCTGCAGAGGCTTATGTTAAGCAGGGTAAAGCCGGCTATTTGCCCACCGTTAATGGTTCTGCAACTGCTACAAGAACTGCTAGAACTAGCGAGAACGGACAATTTGGAAGCTTTTTTGTGCAACCTTTTAATCAATTCGAAACTTCTGGTACTGCCTCTTGGGAAGCAGATATATGGGGTAAAATTAGAAGTACAAAACGTGCTAGCGATGCTAATTACTTGCAAACTATAGCGGCCCATAAGGCTGTGAAGACTAGTTTAGTGGCGCAAATTGCTACTACTTACTATCATATTTTGGCTTTGGATAAGCAGATTTCAGTTACCGAAGAAACGATTGAAAACCGCTCTAAAAGTTTAGAGACTATTACTGCCTTAAAAGAGGCCGGACTAACAAACCAAGTGGGTGTTGACCAAACTGCAGCACAATTATATAGCGCTCAGAGTCAATTATTGGATATAAGGAATTTACTATATCAAGCAGAAAACACCTTAAGTATTTTATTAAGTGAACAACCGCAGATATATTCTCGTAGCACCCTCGATGACCAATCTCTAGCTAGTGAAATACAACTTGGGGTGCCAGCGCTTTTACTTCGCAATAGGCCAGATATTATGCAGGCAGAATATAACTTAGTGAACAGTTTTGAACTAACTAACGTGGCCAGAAGTAATTTCTACCCATCAATAACTTTATCGGCACAAGGCGGATTTCAAAGTTTAGAGTTTGATAATTGGATAGATTCTAGTTCGATATTTGCAAACTTGGTAGGCGGACTTACACAACCGATTTTTAACGGTAGAAAAATTAGAACGGCATATGAGGTTGCACAAGTAAAACAAGAACAGTCTTTATTGAGTTTCAAAAAAACGCTTTTAACTGCTGGCAAAGAAGTATCTGAAGCTTTATATGACTACAATATTGCAGTTGAAAAAGAAGAATTTATCTCTAAGCAAGTATTAGCATTGAAACGTGCTGAAAGCAATTCTGAAGAATTATTGAATAGTGGATATTTAACGTATCTAGATCTTTTAACAGCTAGAGAGAATTCTTTAAATGCAGAGCTAAATCTAGTTGACAACAAGTTTTCACAATTATCGGCAACGGTTGAATTATATCGTTCTCTTGGTGGGGGATGGCAATAG
- a CDS encoding YciI family protein, with amino-acid sequence MRHILAVIVLILMVFSCGKNEKVIDKKEIKEVKYSAQQKKSDLIERGFQIFDYVDEETKDTVLMQEYFIAFLKSGPNRNQPKAEADSLQKLHMAHLGKMYKLGYADISGPFGDDGEIRGITIYNTPTMYMADSLANADPMVKAGRLVIEIHPWWAAKGFGLR; translated from the coding sequence ATGAGACATATATTAGCAGTAATAGTATTGATTTTAATGGTTTTTTCTTGTGGTAAAAATGAAAAAGTAATCGATAAAAAAGAGATTAAAGAAGTAAAATATTCTGCTCAACAAAAAAAGTCGGATCTTATAGAAAGGGGATTTCAGATTTTTGATTATGTTGACGAAGAAACAAAGGATACAGTGCTTATGCAAGAGTACTTCATTGCTTTTTTAAAAAGTGGACCTAACCGAAATCAACCAAAAGCGGAGGCAGATAGTTTACAAAAATTGCACATGGCACATTTAGGTAAAATGTACAAACTTGGTTATGCTGATATTTCTGGCCCATTTGGTGATGATGGCGAAATAAGAGGTATTACAATTTACAATACGCCAACAATGTATATGGCAGATAGTTTGGCAAATGCAGACCCTATGGTAAAAGCTGGGCGCTTGGTTATAGAAATACATCCTTGGTGGGCTGCAAAAGGATTTGGTCTTCGCTAG
- a CDS encoding CYTH domain-containing protein translates to MIEIERKFLVKSDDYKYKASSKTRIVQGFLNTDPNRTVRVRIKGDLGFITVKGKSNETGTSRFEWEKEIAVEEADALLKLCEKGILDKCRYEIPIGNHVYEVDEFYGDNLGLIIAEIELNSEEEKFDKPTWLAAEVTGEIKYYNSQLSKTPYNKWQR, encoded by the coding sequence ATGATAGAAATAGAGCGTAAGTTTTTAGTAAAATCTGATGATTATAAGTATAAAGCAAGTTCCAAAACACGAATAGTGCAGGGCTTTTTAAACACTGACCCAAATAGAACGGTAAGAGTTAGGATAAAGGGCGATTTAGGTTTCATTACCGTTAAGGGTAAATCTAACGAAACAGGAACTTCTCGGTTTGAATGGGAAAAGGAGATTGCCGTAGAAGAAGCGGATGCATTATTAAAATTATGTGAAAAAGGAATTTTGGATAAATGTAGATATGAAATCCCTATAGGGAATCATGTATATGAAGTTGATGAATTTTATGGTGATAATTTGGGGTTAATTATTGCTGAAATAGAGCTAAATTCTGAGGAGGAAAAATTTGACAAGCCTACTTGGTTAGCAGCAGAGGTAACAGGGGAGATTAAGTATTATAATTCTCAATTAAGTAAAACCCCTTATAATAAATGGCAAAGATGA
- the dinB gene encoding DNA polymerase IV gives MPNELPIRKIIHVDMDAFYASVEELDNPDLKGKPLAVGGSEIRGVVSAANYEARKYGVRSAMSGVQAKKNCPNLTFVKPRFERYKEISKQIRSIFYEYTDLVEPLSLDEAYLDVTVNKKGYPSATMLATEIRQRILEKTGLNASAGISINKFIAKIASDINKPNGQKTVNPEEVIPFLEELDIRKFYGVGKVTAEKMYKLGIFTGNDLKKKSIEFLADNFGKSGPYYHHVVRGIHNSEVKPHRIPKSVGAERTFNENLSSEVFMLERLEHIALELEKRLTKSKIAGKTITLKIKYSDFTLNTRSKTMPYFIADKDLILETAKNLLYQEELQNSVRLLGISLSNLNTDDKTNKKVDDKSILVQLKFDF, from the coding sequence ATGCCCAATGAATTACCAATTCGAAAAATTATTCATGTTGATATGGATGCGTTTTATGCCTCTGTAGAAGAACTAGATAATCCCGATTTAAAAGGGAAACCTTTGGCCGTAGGGGGTTCTGAAATAAGAGGTGTTGTTTCAGCCGCCAATTATGAAGCTCGAAAATATGGTGTTCGTAGTGCCATGAGCGGAGTTCAAGCCAAAAAAAATTGTCCTAACCTCACTTTTGTAAAACCAAGATTTGAACGCTACAAGGAAATCTCAAAACAAATACGATCCATATTTTATGAATATACCGATTTAGTAGAGCCCCTTTCTCTTGATGAAGCTTATTTAGATGTAACCGTCAATAAAAAAGGCTACCCTTCTGCCACTATGCTTGCTACTGAAATTAGACAACGTATTCTAGAAAAAACAGGGTTAAATGCATCTGCAGGTATATCTATCAACAAATTTATTGCCAAAATCGCCAGTGATATCAATAAACCCAACGGGCAAAAAACGGTAAACCCTGAAGAGGTAATTCCGTTTTTAGAAGAATTAGATATCAGGAAATTTTATGGTGTTGGTAAAGTTACTGCCGAAAAAATGTACAAACTGGGCATTTTTACCGGGAATGACCTCAAGAAAAAATCAATAGAGTTTCTTGCAGATAACTTTGGAAAAAGTGGACCCTATTATCATCATGTAGTACGTGGTATTCATAATAGTGAAGTTAAACCGCACCGCATACCTAAATCTGTTGGCGCAGAACGTACGTTTAATGAAAACCTAAGTAGTGAGGTTTTTATGCTAGAACGTTTAGAACATATTGCACTAGAACTAGAAAAAAGACTTACCAAATCTAAAATTGCAGGTAAAACAATTACGTTAAAAATAAAATACAGCGATTTTACTTTAAATACAAGAAGTAAAACAATGCCCTATTTTATCGCAGACAAAGATCTTATTTTAGAAACCGCTAAAAATCTTTTATATCAAGAAGAGCTACAAAACTCTGTTCGACTACTCGGTATTTCGCTTTCTAACTTAAATACAGATGATAAAACAAATAAAAAGGTTGACGATAAATCAATTTTAGTGCAATTAAAATTCGATTTCTAA
- a CDS encoding efflux RND transporter periplasmic adaptor subunit has product MTKRFLLFAVVSVLFFSTSCESKKEKKEEHAKFLVTSPIKMDTSITKDYVSQIHSIRHIELRALEKGYLKEIHVDEGQEVKKGQKMFNIMPNIYQADLQKASAEAKVAEIELQNTQLLADGNVVSKNELAMAKANLDKANAEVSLAQTHLGFTDIRAPFDGIMDHLHVREGSLLDEGELLTTLSDNTKMWVYFNVPEAEYLDYIISTDKDVKKEVGLLLANNKEFNQKGIVETIEGEFNNETGNIAFRATFPNPDKILRHGETGSILMTIPFKDALIIPQKATFEILDKKFVFVVDQNNVVKQREIIIGGEMPNLFVVTKGLNEKDKILLDGIRMVKDNQQIASEFVAPKKVLSSLDLYTE; this is encoded by the coding sequence ATGACCAAGAGATTTCTCCTGTTCGCAGTCGTGAGTGTTTTGTTTTTTTCAACAAGCTGTGAATCTAAAAAAGAAAAAAAAGAAGAACATGCCAAATTTTTAGTGACCAGTCCTATAAAAATGGACACGTCTATTACCAAAGATTACGTAAGCCAAATACACTCTATAAGGCATATTGAACTACGAGCTCTTGAGAAAGGATATTTGAAGGAAATTCACGTTGATGAGGGTCAAGAGGTGAAAAAAGGGCAAAAAATGTTCAATATTATGCCAAACATATATCAAGCAGATTTACAGAAGGCAAGCGCAGAAGCTAAGGTTGCAGAAATAGAGCTTCAAAATACACAGTTATTAGCGGACGGTAATGTTGTCTCTAAAAATGAACTTGCTATGGCTAAAGCTAATTTAGACAAGGCAAATGCAGAAGTTTCTTTGGCACAAACTCATTTAGGTTTTACGGATATTCGCGCACCTTTTGATGGCATTATGGACCATTTACATGTAAGGGAGGGGAGTCTTTTAGATGAAGGTGAATTATTGACCACCCTATCGGACAACACTAAAATGTGGGTTTATTTTAATGTGCCAGAAGCTGAATATTTAGACTATATCATAAGCACCGATAAAGACGTAAAAAAAGAAGTTGGTCTTCTATTGGCGAATAACAAAGAATTCAACCAAAAAGGAATTGTTGAAACTATAGAAGGAGAATTCAACAATGAAACGGGCAACATTGCTTTTAGAGCTACTTTTCCTAATCCAGATAAAATATTAAGACACGGAGAAACTGGCAGTATTTTAATGACCATCCCTTTTAAAGATGCACTGATAATTCCCCAAAAAGCAACATTTGAAATTTTGGATAAAAAATTCGTTTTTGTTGTAGATCAAAACAATGTTGTAAAACAACGCGAAATAATCATTGGCGGTGAAATGCCAAATCTTTTTGTAGTAACCAAAGGCTTAAATGAAAAAGATAAAATTCTGCTTGATGGCATACGTATGGTTAAAGACAACCAACAAATAGCGTCTGAGTTTGTTGCCCCTAAAAAGGTATTATCGAGCTTAGATCTTTACACAGAATAA
- a CDS encoding efflux RND transporter permease subunit, translating to MFKRFIHRPVLAIVISVIIVFTGLLAIKQLPISQFPEIAPTTVNIFIAYPGASADVLINSTIIPLETAINGVQGMRYVASDATSAGEGTLRIIFEPGTDPDQAVVRVKTRVDQVMPNLPELVQMEGVVITPVQPSMLMYVNLYSNNEEDNELFLYNYAYTKIVPEIQRINGIASAQILGSRKYAMRVWLKPDRMRAYNVSAEEVMEAMQEQSIIARPGRLGGSSGKKSQSLEYVLTYEGRYNEPEQYENIIVRANEEGEILKLKDVAEVELGSEFFDIYSNLDGHPSASMILKQTVGSNGKDVIDAVKLKLEELKVNLPPGVDYQVSYDVSNFLDASIEKVLHTLRDAFILVAIVVFLFLGDWRSTLIPIIAVPVSLIGSFFVMQMFGLSINLITLFALVLAIGIVVDNAIVVVEAVHVKMEEKNLSPYKASSEVLGEIGGAIVAITLVMVSVFIPISFMSGPVGVFYRQFSITMAGSIIISAIVALTLTPVLCAMMLKNNHGKEKRKSPIDKFINWFNTGFERLTGSYVKLLNKIVARRVVTFGILIAFCAGIFITNKTLPAGFIPNEDQGMIYAIIQTPPGATLERTNDVARKLQKICEEMEGVESVSSLAGYEIMTEGRGSNAGTCLINLKPWSERNHSVHEIMEELEEETKDLGAVIEYFEPPAVPGFGSSGGFSMRLLDKTENTDYHVFEKINNDFMKALGEREELTGLFTFYSANYPQYELKINNQIAMQKGVSIGKAMENLNILIGSTYEQGFIRFGRFFKVYTQAAPEYRALPSDLEKLFVKNEEGEMVPYSAFMSMEKKLGPNEITRYNLYNSAAINGLPAKGFTTGDAITAIKEVAKETLPRGYDIAWEGLSYDEASRGNESLYIFIVVLIFVYFVLAAQYESFLLPFAVILSLPVGIFGSFLLLKMTGLANDVYAQIGVIMLVGLLGKNAVLIVEFAVQKQRQGATVLEAAIEGSKARFRPILMTSFAFIAGLIPLVIASGAGAIGNRTIGGSALGGMLIGTIFGVIIIPGLYFVFAKLAEGRGLIKDESFEPISEEFIRVSEGEGKTRQKLRELKQMIKKLTKKEENDQN from the coding sequence ATGTTCAAAAGATTTATTCATAGACCAGTTTTGGCTATTGTTATTTCGGTAATTATAGTTTTTACAGGATTATTGGCAATAAAACAATTACCAATTTCTCAGTTCCCAGAAATTGCCCCTACTACGGTAAACATTTTCATTGCTTACCCTGGCGCAAGTGCAGATGTACTTATTAATTCAACAATTATTCCTTTAGAAACTGCCATAAACGGTGTACAAGGTATGCGTTATGTAGCCTCTGATGCTACAAGTGCCGGTGAAGGAACTTTACGTATTATTTTCGAACCTGGTACAGATCCCGACCAAGCAGTTGTAAGGGTGAAAACCAGAGTAGATCAAGTAATGCCAAACTTACCTGAATTGGTACAAATGGAAGGGGTAGTAATTACACCTGTACAACCAAGTATGTTAATGTACGTAAACCTGTATAGTAATAATGAAGAAGACAACGAGCTTTTTCTTTACAACTATGCGTACACCAAAATTGTACCTGAAATTCAACGTATTAACGGTATTGCAAGTGCTCAAATATTAGGTAGTAGAAAATATGCTATGCGTGTGTGGTTAAAACCAGATCGTATGCGTGCCTATAATGTGTCTGCAGAAGAAGTTATGGAGGCTATGCAAGAACAAAGCATAATTGCCAGACCAGGTAGACTAGGTGGTAGTTCTGGTAAAAAATCGCAATCACTGGAATATGTGCTTACCTATGAAGGGCGGTATAATGAACCTGAGCAATATGAAAACATTATTGTAAGAGCTAACGAAGAAGGTGAAATTTTAAAACTAAAAGATGTTGCCGAGGTAGAGTTAGGAAGTGAGTTTTTTGATATTTACTCTAACCTAGATGGCCACCCTTCGGCTTCTATGATTCTTAAACAAACTGTAGGTAGTAATGGTAAAGATGTAATCGATGCTGTAAAACTTAAGTTAGAAGAACTAAAGGTAAACTTACCTCCTGGTGTAGATTACCAAGTAAGTTACGATGTATCTAACTTTTTAGATGCCTCAATAGAAAAGGTATTACACACATTAAGAGATGCCTTTATCTTAGTGGCAATTGTAGTATTCCTATTTTTAGGAGATTGGCGTTCTACTTTAATACCTATTATTGCAGTACCTGTTTCTTTAATAGGCTCGTTCTTTGTAATGCAAATGTTCGGGTTGTCCATAAACCTAATTACGTTATTTGCTTTAGTGCTAGCTATTGGTATTGTGGTCGATAACGCCATTGTGGTGGTAGAGGCGGTCCACGTAAAAATGGAAGAAAAAAATTTATCACCCTATAAAGCTTCTTCAGAAGTATTAGGCGAAATTGGTGGTGCCATTGTAGCCATAACATTGGTTATGGTTTCTGTATTTATTCCTATTTCATTTATGTCTGGCCCAGTTGGGGTATTCTACAGGCAATTTTCTATTACCATGGCTGGATCTATTATAATCTCAGCAATTGTAGCACTAACCCTTACTCCTGTTCTTTGCGCTATGATGTTGAAAAATAACCATGGTAAGGAAAAACGGAAATCTCCAATTGATAAATTTATTAACTGGTTCAATACTGGCTTTGAACGTTTAACCGGAAGTTATGTTAAACTATTAAACAAAATTGTAGCAAGGCGCGTAGTTACTTTTGGTATTCTTATTGCTTTCTGTGCAGGTATTTTTATTACTAATAAAACGCTACCTGCTGGTTTTATACCTAACGAAGACCAAGGTATGATCTATGCCATTATTCAAACACCTCCTGGTGCTACTTTAGAGCGTACAAATGATGTTGCTAGAAAACTGCAGAAAATATGCGAAGAAATGGAAGGGGTAGAATCGGTTTCTTCTTTGGCTGGTTATGAAATTATGACAGAAGGTAGGGGCTCAAACGCCGGTACCTGTTTAATTAACTTAAAACCATGGTCCGAACGTAATCATTCGGTGCACGAAATCATGGAAGAATTAGAGGAAGAAACAAAAGACTTAGGCGCGGTAATTGAATATTTTGAACCTCCTGCTGTTCCAGGTTTTGGTTCTTCTGGCGGATTCTCTATGCGTTTACTTGACAAAACCGAAAACACGGACTATCATGTTTTCGAAAAAATCAACAACGATTTTATGAAAGCTCTTGGAGAGCGTGAAGAACTAACCGGACTTTTTACCTTCTACTCTGCTAATTATCCGCAATACGAATTGAAAATCAATAACCAAATTGCCATGCAAAAAGGGGTAAGTATTGGTAAAGCAATGGAAAACCTAAACATACTTATAGGTAGTACATATGAGCAAGGTTTTATTCGTTTTGGTAGATTCTTTAAAGTGTATACCCAAGCCGCGCCCGAGTATAGAGCGCTTCCTTCTGATCTAGAAAAATTGTTTGTAAAGAATGAAGAAGGCGAAATGGTTCCATATTCTGCATTCATGTCCATGGAAAAGAAATTGGGACCAAACGAGATTACTAGATACAACCTTTACAACTCTGCAGCCATAAACGGCCTACCTGCAAAAGGGTTTACCACTGGTGATGCTATTACAGCTATAAAAGAAGTAGCCAAAGAAACCCTTCCAAGAGGTTATGATATTGCTTGGGAAGGATTATCATATGACGAGGCGAGCAGAGGTAACGAATCGCTATACATCTTTATCGTAGTATTGATTTTCGTTTATTTCGTGCTTGCTGCTCAATACGAAAGTTTTCTACTTCCTTTTGCAGTAATTCTTTCTTTACCTGTTGGTATTTTCGGCTCTTTCCTTCTGCTAAAAATGACCGGATTGGCAAACGATGTATATGCCCAAATTGGTGTTATTATGCTTGTTGGTCTCCTTGGTAAAAACGCGGTATTAATTGTTGAATTTGCTGTTCAAAAACAACGACAAGGGGCAACGGTTTTAGAAGCGGCTATTGAAGGCTCCAAAGCTAGATTTAGGCCAATTTTAATGACCTCTTTTGCATTTATTGCCGGGTTAATCCCTTTAGTAATTGCGTCTGGCGCTGGTGCAATTGGTAACCGTACCATTGGTGGCTCTGCTCTTGGCGGTATGTTAATTGGAACAATATTCGGAGTTATTATAATTCCTGGTCTCTATTTTGTATTTGCCAAACTTGCTGAAGGAAGAGGTCTAATAAAAGACGAGTCATTTGAGCCAATTTCAGAAGAATTTATACGTGTCAGTGAAGGCGAAGGTAAAACACGCCAAAAGCTTCGTGAGTTAAAACAAATGATTAAAAAACTAACCAAAAAAGAAGAAAATGATCAAAATTAA